Below is a genomic region from Candidatus Methanomethylicota archaeon.
AAATTTTATTATTTGACATTGTGAGTAAGAGTATTTCTATTGATGTTCCAGAAGAAGTTTGGATTCTTATCTCAAAGGATGAGTTACTTAAAAAGGCTATGGAACGCATTGCTGTTGAGGAATTCAGAAAGCTTTTGTTAAAGTATTTTGTAGCGGAAGAGATAACTGGAGTTGTAGATGAAAAGGAAATAATTAGGATAGATGATGAGTTGAAGGGGGAAATGTGGGAAGAACTGAAATGGAAAGCTGTTAAAAAAGGTTTAAACAAGTGTGTTAGCGCGTGATTTCCAGCAAATGTTAAAG
It encodes:
- a CDS encoding elongator complex protein 4 — encoded protein: MSKSISIDVPEEVWILISKDELLKKAMERIAVEEFRKLLLKYFVAEEITGVVDEKEIIRIDDELKGEMWEELKWKAVKKGLNKCVSA